The window TCAGCAGCAGTACCTTCAGATATATGGGGTACCAGGCACTGTTAACCCTGGCGTATATTCATATGGACAATTGAGTCATTCACTCCCCGGGAGTCATGGGTATGCAACGGTTCAAAACTATGGAGTTCCAGGTCATCATGTAATGCAATTTGGCGGCTCCAATGTTGGTGCTGCATCCCCGGCTGCCATTCCAACGATTCAAACACCATATCCTGCAGGCAACATTCTCTTCCCAAAGCCCTTCTTCCCATTTACAAAAGATGATAACACACCTTCATTGcaatttataaactttatcagTATTTTCTCTTGAAAATCTTAAATTTTTCCTGATTTATGGTAACTCATATTGTACGCTGTGCCTGCTAACCCTATTTCATTTTTCTGcaaaacatgtatatgatcatACAACATTGCCGCACTGATGGAAATTGGCAGGAAGTGGTATGCAGTTTAAATAGTTCGAGTGTAAAATCAGTGATTCTGGTTTGCTGGTTTTCTCAGGTATAATTGCACCAGCTCCAGGACACACGCAGATTATGCTTCCTACCAATTCTCCTCAATTCACCAGTGGTTCCGATCAAACTGCAGGTTGAGTGGTAAATCAGAAAGGTCACATCTTGAGGTAGAGATTGTCACATTGACAACCTTTTTATTAATCATATCTGTGTAATTATACTGGACATCTGTCTTTGTCGGGGATGCAGGTAATCCTTAGATTGCAGCAGGACTAAGAGAAGTTACTGCTACCTAAGTGGCAGGCTCTAAATCTAGCCTTGCAAGTTATTATCTTTGCTTTCTAGAGGTGACACCTGCTTTTCCcttataaaataagattttactCTTAGCACAGAATAGTAGCTTATGAACTTATGACAAATTGCAATTTAACATTCTGCAATGCAACAAGGGTTTAgcagtgtttggaatggataaTGATGCTTTATCATCTTTGACCTGAAATTAGTTTGCTTTTAGCTCTATTATTTGGAGAGGTTCCGTCATAGTGCGTTGGCACCATGTTCGTGATGAGAAAGAGTGACACACATGTGTATGCACCCGTTGACACCCCAGATTTTTTCCTATTAATTCTGACTGAAGCCAGCAAGTTCCCAACTTTGGGGATTTTTAGCCACATCTGAAACAGGGCTTTTTTCTATAACCAGGAAATCAGGGATCAAAGCACATGGGACCtaatattatatacatacatgaatacatacatatatatgtatatacacacaTTTGTCATTGTATCAAGTAATACCctcattgtttttttctttaaattttttttctggttTATAAAATCTTCTaaatatatatgatatgtgTAACCATTGCAGGTCATTCATGGTGGTCATCAGAGATACTGCAAAGTCAGCTGTTAGATGTTAGGAGGGTGGAAGAGCATCATGGGTTGTTGCTTTTTCACCTGGTGGTGTCTGTAAAATATGCCGTTGCTGTGCCACGTGGCTGAAAGCCGCTTGGCGCGATATTATGGGTCATTGCTGTTTGCCGGAAATATGGTTTTCCGGCTGCAACAGCGTAATAAGAATGTAAATGTGTaaataaccctaaaccctcccctGTATCAAAGAAAGAATCAAATACGATTCGTTTCAGGGACTGGGGACCCAACATATGGGTTCACAGTCAATTGTCTAGTCTCTCTCACACATTGTATTCAGCAGAAAAAGTCATTGTTCAATTTGAATTTGTCTATTCAATCCGCATTTCGTCATTTTCCTTTGGCTAATATTGAAGCTtcagcttcttcttcctctttataCTATTtggtttgattatttattggtgtGAGATTAATATAAATGACATCCGTGTTTGCGGGAGAAAATCCGTCATCTAAACGATTTTGAGTGCAATTGTCACACCTTTATGTTATATGGCTTGATGGTAGTACTGCGTGGTTTCTTCATGTAAGGTTCTAAAAGGGCTAGTTGGGCGGCCGGCTGAGGCTAGGCTTCTAGGCAGGAGCCTTGGTaaactaggcggatttaagtaaatttatcaTATATTGTTTAACTAAGTGCATAAAAAAATACACAATGCAttgagatacataaattgcaatataaaatgacatataggtCTAAAGTATTAGAGCTCGTtttgatgtgtttttaaaataactgaaaacgcttgtggtaaaaatgtttttggaaccaatccttagtaaaaatgcaagtaaatcctgaaaaaacacttaaagtgcttcctagaAGAAGCACATAGAAAGCACTTAATGTGCTTTTGGTAcagaaaaatattttctctaaaagcgctttcagccattttaaaagaacatccaaacgagcccttagaatataataaaaatacgGAGAAAAAACATATAACGTATGATCATCTAAGTATTCAATAAGTCTCTAAGTATAACGTATGATCATCTAAGTATTCAATAAGTCTCTaagtatattaaaaaaaaaatataaaatgaaggTTATCTATTTTCTACTTAATGAGAATCGTGAACTACACGATGAGTTTTTAGAACAGTGCTCTTATGCAACACATGTTGGCCACCAGATCtcatttttgaaaagaaaaaaaaaaaaagtttagaacATTTCGAAAAACTATAGATTAGAACTCCGAATTTTGAGAATCTCTATATGCTTATCAAAATCTTGGGTGTGAGTGGGTAGAAGCCCAAAACTAAAAGGTAATTGTTGTAAGGCCCAATAACCTCAAATCTCATATGCTTCAACCCCAAGCATCGTCGTCCTCGTTATTCCATTTCTCAGATTTGCATCTGTAAAAACCAACTGAAGAGGAAGCAGAAGAGAAAATCGGAGAAAATGGAAGACTACCCAGAAGAAATGAGGAGTCCGCCGGTGAGCCTGGTGTCAGTGGTGGGATGCCCGGAGCTCCACACCTCAATCTCCGCCCACCTCCACTCTCTCTCCCCACCAATCAACACCCTCGCCTTGCCCGACCTCTCCAAGGCCTCACTCATCCTACCCCCAAAGCCCAACCCTACTTCCACTCCCGCCTCCGATTCCTCCGCCCCTCCACCCGCCGGAATAATAAAGCGAGATTGGCTCCTCAAGCACCGCACCAAAATCCCCGCCGTCGTCGCCGCCCTCCTCTCATCGGATCGGGTCACTGGCGACCCTGCTCAGTGGCTCCAACTCTGCTCCGACCTCGACGGCCTCAAAGCCCTCCTCCGCGGCAGAAACATCAAGCtggtcgtcgtcgtcgtctACTCCAATCCCAGCGGTCGGAAACTCCGAGACTCGAAATTTGTAAGGTGGATTTAATTGGGCCTTGAAAAGattggattttgaattttgttggGTTCGATTTGGTGCAGATGAAATCTCGGAGGATCAGATGGTGGCTGTGCGGAAGCGCGCGGAGGTGGATGCCAAGTATCTTCTCACGTTTTACCGCAACCCAGATGGCGGCAGCGATGGTTCTCAGTTCAAAGAGTCTCTCCATAGACTGGGAAGCGTGTTTGCAGAGCTGGCCGGATTGTATTACAGAGACGAAGGACGAAGGGTTAGAGCTCGCATTGAGAGGAAGTCTTCCAATCCGGCTGACCTCAACATTCGCTATTCCTTCAAAGTAAGTTCAAGCTGGAAAATTTGTCTTTTGATCACTAGCTGAATCTGTATCGGTTTTCGACTTTCTGATGATAATGTATGTATCAATtcaatttcatgaattttgtAGGTTGCTGTGTATGCTGAGTTCAGAAGAGATTGGGTTGAAGCTTTGAGGTTTTATGAGGATGCTTATCACACCCTTCGGGAGGTatcctttattgtgcttttccaCATTTTTTATGCCTTTCGAGTTAGTTAGTAGGTTCCCAAGAATCCAAACCCAGTAGTACAATGCCAATAGTATGGATTTCATCAAAGATATGTCATGGGTGGTAACTTTCGACCTGTTCAATGTTGTTGAGATTATGTTTGAATTTGCTTGCAGTTAATTGCTGGGGCATCAAGTAGTGTGTCGGCGATTCAACGGTTAGTTGAGATAAAAACTATTGCGGAGCAAttgcattttaaaatttcaaccTTGTTATTGCATGGTGGGAAGATTGTCGAAGCAGTTGTGTGGTTCCGCCAGCACAATGCTTCATACAGAAAGCTCATAGGAGCACCAGAAGCTATATTTCTTCACTGGGAGTGGATGGGTAGACAGTTCTTGGTGTTTGCTGAATTGTTGGAGACGAGTTCAACAGCCATTCAAAGCATTTCACCTCTTCCTGTAGGCACAGCAGACAGACCTTTGACTGAGTGGGAACTTCAGCCGGCTCATTACTGTCAGGTGAGCTTACAATCCTAATATTTTACCAAATCAAGGAATGGCGTGATATATCACCTTAAAGTTCCATAATCAGTTTTTTAAGTTCCATCCATACTGTTTCATTTTCATTCTACTCAAAGCAGCTGCTGCCCGGACAGTATTCTTACAGTGTCTACCAAATTAGATTGTCTAATTAACCCATACTATACCAACATTTTATGTAGAATGATTGATTAAAAGTTTGATTAGCTTTAATTAGACAGATTATACTTTCTGCTCTGTTGATTCAAAGAACTTTATTCTTAAAACAGTTAGCTGCTCATTACTTGAAGGAGAAGAGATCTTCTTTGGAATTTGCAGTTTCAATGTCAGAAGGTGATATCGATTGCAGTGCTGAATCTGTGGTACCTTCGTCTTATTTGGGTCAGTTTGCTCGCTTAATTGAGCAAGGAGATACATTTGTCATGCAACCGTAAGTGTTGATCAATgctgtgaatttttttttcttgacttGTTTGATTCTCTTACTAAAGCTAACAAAGTTTAATTCAACTTGCAGCCTTACTGATGAAGAGTACATGCGTTATGCTATTTCTGAAGGAAAAAGGTTCCAAGATTCCTTTGAAATTATTGCTTTACTAAAAAAATCTTGTGAATCATACAATAATCGCAAAGTCAGGAGAATGGGCTCATTTTGTGGATTCCAGATGGCTAGAGAATATTATGCTCTAGGTGATTTTAGCAATGCGAAACAGCTTTTTGATGACATTGCAAGTCTATACAGACAAGAGGGTTGGGTCATTTTGTTGTGGGAGGTATTGGGTTATCTGCGTGAATGTTCAAAGACAGAGAGTAAAGTTAAAGATTTTATGGAGTACTCCCTTGAAATGGCTGCGCTCCCTATATCAGCTGATACTGGTATCCAGTCTTTCCGATTTGAAGAATCTGGTCCTGCTGGGCCTGCGACTCTCCAACAAAGAGAAACAATACACAAAGAAGTTTTTGGTCTTGTTAGTGGAGAACTGAGATTGGCATCAACTGAAAATGGTAATGATCTGAAAGTATCTGGTGAAAGTCCACTTCACCTTGAAGTTGATCTTGTCAGTCCCCTCAGATTGGTACTTCTAGCTTCAGTTGCTTTTCATGAACAAATAATTAAGCCTGGCTCATCCACATTGGTTACGCTGTCGCTTCTGTCACAGTTACCCCTTAATTTCGAGATTGATCAGTTAGAAGTCCAGTTCAATCAGTCTGACTGTAACTTCATCATCATGAATGGCAAAAGGCCTCATGTAGTTGACGTGAGTGATGGCCAACCGGGTCGCCGGGTAGAGACTGCTCCTTCTTTGGCACTTTCTACAAATAAGTGGCTGCGATTGACATATAACATCAAATCTGGTAAACAAAGTTTCTTTTCTGCACTTGTCAATGTTCAGATTATGCATGTAGTAGAAATAGCCTTATGCATCATTGAATTAGCATATAACATGAGTTTGATGTACTCTATTGTAAGTGATTGAAGCTCAACTCATAAGTTGTGGATGCCCCATCTGGTTCATCCAGCAATTTAACTGGGTTGAGTTAAGCCAGCTTAGAAAACTTAAAAGTTTCCGTCATTGCTTTATGCTTGATTATTAAATTATTGCATTCCTCCTTTGAGTACCAGGAATTCATTTTGTTGATAGTCTTGATAGATCTATCATGCCCTCCTATTATTATCTGATTGTAACACAATTCTCTGACTACTCAGATCAAAGCGGAAAGCTTGAATGCATATCTGTTATTGCAAAAATAGGACCCCACTTCACAATCTGTTGCAGAGCTGAAAGTCCTGCTTCAATGGATGAATTGCCTCTTTGGAAATTTGAAGATCGCGTGGTCACCTATCCAACCAAGGACCCTGCTCTGGCATTCTCTGGTCAGAAGGCTACTCAGGTTGAAGAGTCAGACCCAGAAGTGGATCTTAGTTTAGGGTCTGCCGGCCCTGCACTTACTGGAGAGAGCTTCATAGTACCTGTTACTGTTACATCCAAGGGCCATGATGTTAATTCTGGTGAGTTGAAAATCAATCTGGTGGATGTAAGGGGAGGTGGTTTGTTTAGTCCAAGGGACACGGATCTATCTACTGATAGTCATCATGTTGAACTTCTTGGTATTGCTGGACCAGACGGAGGAGATGAATCCCAACTGAACACTGATGAAATCAAGAAAATTCAACAGTCTTTTGGATTGGTTTCCGTTCCTGCTCTCAAAAGTGGAGACTCGTGGTCTTGCAAATTGGAAATCAAGTGGCACAGACCGAAACCAATTATGCTCTATGTATCTTTGGGTTATTCTCCAGATAACAATGAAAACACTCAAAAGGTAAATGTCCACAAGAGCTTGCAGATTGAAGGAAAGAATGCAATTACAATTAGCCATCGCTTTATGCTTCCCTTCCGGAGGTATCCATTGTTACTTTCTAGGATAAAGCCAGGTCCTGATTCTGACCTGTCAGCATCAATGCCTTTAAACGAAACAAGTGTACTAGTTGTTAGTGCTAAGAACTGCTCCGATGTGCCGCTTCAGTTGCTATCCTTATCTCTTGAAGCAGATGATAATGATGGCACCGAAAGGTCATGTTCTGTGAAACATGGAGGTCAGGACCTCTTAGACCCTGCCCTTCTAGTTCCAGGAGAAGAGTTCAAGAAGGTTTACACTGTCACTTCTGAGATGAATTCTTCAAAGCTCAGGTTAGGTAATGTGTGCCTTAGATGGAGAAGGGATTCCGGGACTGCAGTGGAACATGGTTCTACGGCTTCAGTTTTAACTACACACAGACTTCCAGATGTTAATCTAGAGTTGTCGCCTCTTGTTGTGAGTTTGGAATGTCCTCCTTATGCGATCCTCGGAGATCCTTTCACGTATTTTGTTAAAATACAGAACCAGACTGAATTGCTTCAGGAGGCCAAAATTTCATTAGCAGATGCACAAAGTTTTGTGTTAGCTGGGTCTCACAATGACAGCATCTTTATTCTTCCAAAATCTGAGCACATCGTCCGATACAAGCTTGTTCCACTTGCCTCAGGCGCACAACAGCTACCGAGATTCACGTTAACATCAGTTAGATATTCAACGGGGTTTCAGCCCTCAATTGCTGCATCGACAATTTTTGTATTTCCTTCTAAGCCTCATTTCAAGATGGCTGCTGTGGGAGATGATAGGATGGAATCAGTGGTGGCTGAATGAATCCTGCCTCTcttgaataattttttgcagATACAAAGCGTGTGATGACAGGCTTGCTAGATGCTTGTTGGATTGATTTGCGCTGTATTTTGCTAATGTCGGGCAATGACGAGGTGGTTTGCTCGGAAACATCAAGTTCAGGATCGTAATATTTCGTGGATCAATTGCATTGACACATTTTGATTAGGAAATGGTTTGCACCTTTTCGAAGTACGGTTTTAACAACGGGAGGGGCTGAACTTGGAGAATCCTGACAAGAACGTATGATTACCGGGGTGAAATATTGAGTAAAAATGGCTTGGAAGCCTCAAGTCTGGATGTGAAGAGCACACTGGTTCAACTACTTTCACTGATGGTTGCAGCTGGTGTCGGCGGGGTGACACTGATCGGAATTGACCAACGGTAACTCGTGTTTCAGATTTATGACAGTGGTGTGGGTTGGAAATACTAATAGTGGTGACATTTCTTTGTATCTTTAATGTTAATGATTTGATAAAAAGTTAACAATCAAGGACAAGATGATTTTACAGTTTGCAGTTTGCACCCGTCAATACTTGCAACCAAATGGAATTTTGAATAAGGTTGTGCCCTTTGGAAAACTGATAAACTTAGGCGGGGgttttgtaattaattataaaagtaCTCTTCTAAATATGGAGATGATAACAAGATATGttgttcaaattcaaaattcatgCTGACAGTGGAAACTGTAAACTAATCTGATCTATATAGGAGGAATTCGAACTTGGCGCGGTAAGAAAAGTACACTGTCATGACCAATTGGCCTTAAATCGACATGTacgtaaatttaaaatttaaagtttcatCAAAAGCCAGATTGCTTGCTTCAAGGGTCATATCATAGGTTCAGAAGCATTTTTCAAAATGATTTAAAATGGACAAACTCAGATCATTCCTATCTTTTATCATTGTTAGTAATAAAACTGAGGAGTTATCCTAATCTCAGAGATCATTTTGGCTGATAAGTCTGGTTTAACAGGGATTTCCACTCAACTGTAAGGGGGGATAGCATGTTGTCCAAATTCAAAAttgtaaatttgattaaattcaTGGAGTGCAGGAGAGAACAAGGCTCCTTAAGTATAAACCTTAcataaaacaaccaaaaaatagCTAGAAGCTGAACTCTACCACTACACATCTCACTCATCATCAGCTCACCACATTCCCCCGGCGACGGGTCACTCTGGCCAGCACAATATCTGTTTGTACAACCAATACAGTTTTCACgcttctttcagaaaagaacgCGTTTCGCGCTTTAATTTACAGAGACTCCGGACTTGTGGACGGCCTAATTCTTGAAGGCATTCGCATGGGTTTCTTTACTGCACCACCAAATGTACCATGTAGGGAATTCTTTGGTGTGATGGACATTTTGTTCAACGCAGAGTCAAATTCATCGAGATCATAATGCTGTTCCTCCAAGCTGTGCAAAATCGCATAATCCATTCCGTCCACATTTTCATTCGCAACAGATTCACCTATGTCTTCGTCACAGGAATCTTCGTCAATATCATATGTAGGATGAACCATAGACCAGAAAATGAACTTCGGCCGGATGTATCTTTAGATAAAGGAAAAACCAGTGTCAGACAAGCTTTGAAAAGAATTTTTAAGCATTGGATTCTTACAGCTAACAAAACTTTCCTTTTTGACCTTGAAAGTTCAAAGTTAATACAAACCTGTCACTTTTCTTCAGCAAGCACGGGTCAAATGGGAAGAACATATCGAGCCTTTCCCTCCCACCAAATTCCTTTGAAAGTTCTGATTCCAGAAAGTCATCGAATTCGAATTTCTCAAGTGTCATGAAGGCAGACACACCTttcaaaataaaagaacaaaattaggCCAATGATTCGATAGTTTTAAACATAAAAGCATCCTTCTCTAATGGTataaaagagaatcaaagaccGAGGGAATAGAAGGATAAACGGTATAATTTAATGTAGCCTCTTTTTGTCAGGGTCCTTCTACAATTATATGATTGTGCCCAGAAACAGTCCTCACCTCCAGCGGGCTCAATTTATTATTCAAAACTGACTCTAAAGGCAGACGAAGAAGCCATGACTTCAGCAGAGGAACATCCATCATTGATCTCATTCGAAAGCACAGCAAATACATGATGGCCTGTTGGACCAGTAAATCGGCCATATAAGTATAAATATTTGATATTGCAAAAATTTGATATAACATTTAAGTAACTTAAGCATAGAAGCACATGAATCAAATGATGCAACTAAATCACATAGGGAAAAATTGCAGTGTGAATGTCAAAAAGTTGCACACTTAGTTCCAGAACTAGATATGGAATCTTCCCTTAGATAGTATAGAGATACGATTGAAtgtcaacaaaagtcaaaattGGCAATTCAATATTCAATAAACCAAAAAACCAAATTTCAAACCACCGTTGTTAAATATTCTAAACttttcaaataacaaacaaaacaaacaaaacaaaacaaaacaaaacttttcaaatattccaaattcaaacaaaacaaacctgACATCCAGAATAAAACACTCGATGAGCTTCCGGATTCACTTTGTCATTCTGCATTTTGACATATTTACAGCCCCAATCCACCAACCTGAAACCAGAGTAACATATGACAACGGCATTAGACAAATTCCTTCTGTCTTTCCCTTCTTATGTCTCATTATTGACTGTAATAACAGAGATTGCATGGGGCTATTGGTTTGTACACAACCTTTCCAGTGTGCTAGCAATCACAGAAACTGGCTGAAACTTTGCACGAGACAAATAACTAGCAAGATAAGAAACGGCACTCATTCTGCACAAACCCAAAACAGAAATCAGTACCATAAAGAATGTGTCAAACATCTAAAACCCGAAATTCTGATCTTCAGAATGTCCTATTTCGTGACCGTTAAACCACATAATAGCCTCCCAGGTTTTCCATCATTTCTCTTAACATGGGCAGTGATTACATGTGGGTTAACTGACACGCCTCATATATATCTAACCTATGTTGTATCATAATGGTCAGTTAATGCAAGTCCAGATATTCATTAGAAAAGTGTCAAATCCTAAAAGCTGCACCCAAAGGTACAAGAGTACAAATGTGATAGAATAGCAATTAGAGAATCACTAACAGAAATGATATAGATGATAAAAAGGATGAAATGTTTATGTCCACTTTAAGTGCTTTAAGGATCACAAACGTAAAAGCAACTCGTGCTACGAATACAATACCCCAGTTTAAGAACTAAGAAGTAAAAACAAAGAATACCTGACCATACACAAGTAATAGCAAGCATATTACCTGAGAAGTGGGGGGTCGGTACTGCAGAAAAAAGTATTTTCAAGCATCAAAGCAAATGTCACCCCACAATTTCCAGGATCTAGAGAACATGCATAGAAGATCACAAACTGCAATAAGAAAGAAGCAATTTAATAAGGGGATAAAATAAACCAGTAGATATACAACAAGGAATAAGggggaaaaacaaaataatgaatttaaaaaacaGATACGGAAACTTTGTATAAATTACCTGGGCAAACTTGGACTTGTATGCAGTCAAAACAGTCCTCTTAAATGATTCCAGCAGAGTTTCAAAGACCTAAACACACCATATACATGGGAATTAAAATGTAAAGAATGGAGACAATCATATTGAACATGCCAAGCCTCAAAATCAGAGAGTTCAAAGATACCTCGATCAAACGGCCACCAACTTCACAAGACTCAAGATGCTCAAAAGTTAACACCAACAAGCTATCTAATTTTTCGGCAAATGAATTACTTCCTGAAATCTTCGTACTTAATTTTCTTGTAATC of the Pyrus communis chromosome 1, drPyrComm1.1, whole genome shotgun sequence genome contains:
- the LOC137735221 gene encoding uncharacterized protein, producing the protein MEDYPEEMRSPPVSLVSVVGCPELHTSISAHLHSLSPPINTLALPDLSKASLILPPKPNPTSTPASDSSAPPPAGIIKRDWLLKHRTKIPAVVAALLSSDRVTGDPAQWLQLCSDLDGLKALLRGRNIKLVVVVVYSNPSDEISEDQMVAVRKRAEVDAKYLLTFYRNPDGGSDGSQFKESLHRLGSVFAELAGLYYRDEGRRVRARIERKSSNPADLNIRYSFKVAVYAEFRRDWVEALRFYEDAYHTLRELIAGASSSVSAIQRLVEIKTIAEQLHFKISTLLLHGGKIVEAVVWFRQHNASYRKLIGAPEAIFLHWEWMGRQFLVFAELLETSSTAIQSISPLPVGTADRPLTEWELQPAHYCQLAAHYLKEKRSSLEFAVSMSEGDIDCSAESVVPSSYLGQFARLIEQGDTFVMQPLTDEEYMRYAISEGKRFQDSFEIIALLKKSCESYNNRKVRRMGSFCGFQMAREYYALGDFSNAKQLFDDIASLYRQEGWVILLWEVLGYLRECSKTESKVKDFMEYSLEMAALPISADTGIQSFRFEESGPAGPATLQQRETIHKEVFGLVSGELRLASTENGNDLKVSGESPLHLEVDLVSPLRLVLLASVAFHEQIIKPGSSTLVTLSLLSQLPLNFEIDQLEVQFNQSDCNFIIMNGKRPHVVDVSDGQPGRRVETAPSLALSTNKWLRLTYNIKSDQSGKLECISVIAKIGPHFTICCRAESPASMDELPLWKFEDRVVTYPTKDPALAFSGQKATQVEESDPEVDLSLGSAGPALTGESFIVPVTVTSKGHDVNSGELKINLVDVRGGGLFSPRDTDLSTDSHHVELLGIAGPDGGDESQLNTDEIKKIQQSFGLVSVPALKSGDSWSCKLEIKWHRPKPIMLYVSLGYSPDNNENTQKVNVHKSLQIEGKNAITISHRFMLPFRRYPLLLSRIKPGPDSDLSASMPLNETSVLVVSAKNCSDVPLQLLSLSLEADDNDGTERSCSVKHGGQDLLDPALLVPGEEFKKVYTVTSEMNSSKLRLGNVCLRWRRDSGTAVEHGSTASVLTTHRLPDVNLELSPLVVSLECPPYAILGDPFTYFVKIQNQTELLQEAKISLADAQSFVLAGSHNDSIFILPKSEHIVRYKLVPLASGAQQLPRFTLTSVRYSTGFQPSIAASTIFVFPSKPHFKMAAVGDDRMESVVAE